Proteins from a genomic interval of Ignavibacteria bacterium:
- a CDS encoding GNAT family N-acetyltransferase yields the protein MIEIRNIKERDRSALESILQRTQNFSDEEKVIGMELIDSAICNDNLSDYIVRVAEFENQVAGYYCIGQRALTEGVFDLYWIVVDPEKSGTGIGAELLKHAESLIYNKNGRLILAETSSRKDYDLTRSFYIKNHYSELAVIKDFYKKSDSLVIFGKYLN from the coding sequence ATGATTGAGATTAGAAATATTAAAGAACGAGATAGATCTGCTTTGGAAAGTATTTTACAGCGGACTCAGAATTTTTCTGATGAAGAAAAAGTAATCGGAATGGAATTAATAGACTCGGCAATCTGTAATGATAATTTAAGCGACTACATTGTTCGCGTTGCAGAATTTGAAAATCAAGTTGCCGGCTACTATTGCATCGGGCAACGTGCATTGACGGAAGGAGTTTTTGATCTTTATTGGATTGTCGTTGATCCAGAAAAATCTGGAACTGGAATCGGTGCTGAATTGTTAAAGCACGCTGAAAGTTTAATCTATAATAAAAATGGAAGACTGATCTTAGCGGAAACATCTTCCAGAAAAGATTACGACCTTACTAGAAGCTTTTATATAAAAAATCATTATTCGGAACTGGCTGTCATAAAAGATTTTTATAAAAAGTCCGACAGTCTAGTGATTTTCGGAAAATACTTGAACTAA
- a CDS encoding ATP-grasp domain-containing protein, giving the protein MKKNNPKILIAFNQPVGGIYESYDGRINKTKVEESIDLSEVGVIEEFEEIRCTLNNLGFDTTNINILNDVEYLIRELKREEPDVIFNLVESVEGESLKEMFIAGIFELMNIPYTGCDAYSLGLCLNKHKAKMFLKAAGVNIPNWRLYTDPLTVISGNHLQFPVIVKPSWEDASVGISEESVVHDEHNLKTRVEYMYENFKQPILVEEYIDGREINSGILGDQEKIALPLSEIDFSTLPGDLPKIVTYDGKWMTESIYYKATVPVCPAPLKDEIADQIKAMSLSISELFGCRDYCRVDLRLTKNNVPYVLEVNPNPDISQDAGFPRAAKTYGLSYEELLVTIINFALARK; this is encoded by the coding sequence ATGAAAAAGAATAATCCTAAAATATTGATCGCTTTCAATCAACCAGTCGGAGGAATTTACGAAAGTTATGATGGCAGAATTAACAAAACTAAAGTTGAAGAATCGATCGATTTATCAGAAGTTGGTGTAATAGAAGAATTTGAAGAAATACGCTGCACTCTAAATAATCTTGGTTTCGATACTACTAATATTAATATTCTTAATGATGTCGAATATCTAATACGTGAGTTGAAACGAGAAGAACCAGATGTGATTTTTAATTTAGTTGAAAGTGTTGAAGGCGAATCTCTTAAAGAAATGTTTATTGCTGGAATTTTTGAACTGATGAATATTCCCTACACCGGTTGCGATGCTTATTCACTCGGACTCTGCCTGAATAAACATAAAGCTAAAATGTTTTTGAAAGCTGCAGGAGTGAATATTCCAAATTGGCGTTTGTACACTGATCCATTAACAGTAATTTCTGGAAATCATTTACAATTTCCGGTGATAGTAAAACCTTCATGGGAAGATGCAAGCGTCGGTATCAGTGAAGAATCAGTGGTTCATGATGAACATAACTTGAAAACTCGTGTCGAATACATGTACGAGAATTTCAAGCAGCCGATTCTTGTCGAGGAATATATTGATGGCAGAGAAATAAATTCCGGAATCCTAGGTGATCAAGAGAAAATTGCGCTTCCACTTTCAGAAATAGATTTTTCAACGCTCCCAGGCGATTTACCTAAAATTGTGACTTATGATGGAAAATGGATGACTGAGAGCATTTACTACAAAGCAACCGTACCGGTTTGTCCGGCTCCGCTAAAGGACGAAATTGCGGATCAGATTAAAGCGATGTCATTATCCATCTCAGAACTTTTTGGATGCAGGGATTATTGCCGTGTAGATTTGAGACTTACAAAAAATAATGTTCCCTATGTGCTTGAGGTTAATCCCAATCCTGACATTTCCCAAGATGCAGGATTTCCGCGTGCAGCTAAAACTTATGGTTTAAGCTATGAAGAATTACTAGTAACGATAATCAATTTTGCTTTGGCCAGAAAATGA
- the recG gene encoding ATP-dependent DNA helicase RecG: MQSDSLRYLKGVGESREKILNELGIGNIEDLLHYFPSRYYDRSSVVPISSAAKILEKKFNGEVTFIGKITNIRRIYTRRKPILELNLIESKWKLKIIYFEGVAIFEKIFKDKNIAAFSGKVTANKYGEPTLIHPTFDFLKNIDNPNFYNTGSIVPYYSLRGISQLKQHNFGSYTLRAIIKNAIDQHLGKISETLSQDILKNCGITNIQTAIKEMHFPQSNESLNAAKKRLKFEEIFYFQLISSQNRFNRQKKNSEIQFSKVGDNTRFFIDKVLPYNLTEDQKRVIHEIFDDFKSGYSMNRLLQGEVGSGKTLVALITALIAFDNGFQTALMVPTEILAFQHYQYFVKLLSDIPINICLLTSSTPKKIKDKCLSSIESGEISLVIGTHALIEDNIKFCKLGYVIVDEQHRFGVAQRAKLKLKGKEAHLLVMTATPIPRTLSLTLYSELDFSLIKTLPKNRLPIKTFLIDTNKRARLYNFVRKEVKAGGQVYIIFPLIEESEKMDLEDTISNYENLKNNVFQDLSVGMIHGRFSAEQKESIMNSFNKNEINILVSTSVIEVGIDNPNATVIVIEEAQRFGLSQLHQLRGRVGRGTKQSYCILVAKKNYLSKEETQNDLLFITDEEKEKSIAAKRLSAMVNYSDGFKIAEEDFKLRGPGDIFGIKQSGLPDFKFIDLSEDYELILQARNTAFEIISDDPSLTKKQNQILKETLSNKFSKEKYFSSIA; the protein is encoded by the coding sequence TTGCAATCAGATTCGTTAAGGTACCTAAAAGGTGTAGGTGAATCGAGGGAAAAAATTCTCAATGAATTGGGGATTGGTAACATCGAGGATCTTTTGCACTATTTCCCGTCAAGATATTATGACCGCTCTTCAGTCGTTCCCATTTCATCAGCAGCAAAAATCCTTGAAAAAAAATTCAATGGAGAGGTTACGTTTATCGGTAAGATAACTAACATTCGGAGAATTTACACTAGACGTAAACCAATACTTGAGTTAAACCTTATTGAATCAAAGTGGAAATTGAAAATTATTTACTTCGAAGGTGTTGCGATCTTTGAAAAGATCTTTAAAGATAAAAATATCGCTGCTTTTTCAGGGAAGGTAACAGCCAATAAATATGGTGAACCAACATTAATACATCCTACTTTTGATTTTCTGAAGAACATCGACAATCCAAATTTTTACAATACAGGCAGCATTGTTCCCTATTACAGCTTAAGAGGAATCAGTCAGTTAAAGCAGCATAATTTTGGTTCATATACACTTCGAGCAATTATTAAGAATGCTATCGACCAGCATCTCGGCAAAATCTCAGAAACACTTAGTCAAGATATATTAAAAAATTGTGGAATCACTAATATTCAAACTGCAATCAAGGAAATGCATTTTCCACAATCTAATGAATCATTGAATGCTGCAAAAAAAAGATTGAAGTTCGAAGAAATATTTTATTTCCAACTTATCTCCTCCCAAAATAGATTTAATAGGCAAAAGAAAAATTCGGAAATCCAATTCTCGAAAGTCGGTGATAATACTCGGTTTTTTATCGATAAAGTACTTCCATATAACTTAACTGAAGACCAAAAGAGAGTAATCCATGAAATATTCGATGATTTCAAATCTGGTTATTCCATGAATAGACTTTTACAAGGTGAAGTCGGCAGCGGAAAAACTTTAGTTGCTCTAATCACTGCATTGATCGCATTTGATAATGGATTTCAAACTGCATTGATGGTGCCAACCGAAATTCTGGCATTTCAGCATTATCAATACTTTGTTAAGTTATTATCCGATATACCTATAAATATTTGTTTACTTACAAGCAGTACTCCAAAAAAGATTAAAGATAAATGCTTAAGTAGTATTGAATCGGGAGAAATTAGTTTAGTTATCGGAACACATGCGTTGATCGAAGATAATATTAAATTTTGTAAACTTGGATATGTTATAGTGGATGAGCAGCATAGATTTGGTGTTGCTCAGCGTGCAAAATTAAAATTGAAAGGAAAAGAAGCCCATTTACTTGTGATGACAGCCACGCCAATACCACGCACACTTTCATTGACGCTTTATTCGGAGCTTGATTTTTCATTAATAAAAACTTTACCCAAAAATAGACTTCCGATAAAAACATTTCTGATTGACACAAATAAAAGAGCACGATTGTATAATTTTGTTCGTAAAGAAGTCAAAGCTGGCGGCCAAGTTTATATTATTTTTCCTCTGATTGAAGAATCGGAGAAAATGGATTTAGAGGATACTATTTCAAACTATGAAAACTTAAAAAACAATGTTTTCCAGGATCTTAGCGTTGGAATGATACACGGCCGTTTTAGCGCAGAACAAAAAGAAAGTATCATGAATTCATTTAATAAGAATGAAATCAATATTTTGGTCTCTACATCAGTCATTGAAGTTGGAATTGACAATCCGAATGCAACTGTTATCGTTATTGAAGAAGCTCAACGTTTTGGATTATCGCAGCTCCATCAATTGCGTGGAAGAGTTGGCAGAGGGACTAAACAATCTTATTGCATTCTCGTTGCAAAGAAAAATTATTTAAGCAAAGAAGAAACACAAAACGACCTCCTCTTTATAACTGATGAAGAAAAAGAAAAAAGCATTGCCGCGAAAAGGTTAAGTGCAATGGTTAATTATTCCGATGGATTCAAAATTGCAGAAGAAGATTTTAAACTCCGTGGTCCGGGTGACATCTTTGGAATTAAGCAAAGTGGTTTGCCTGATTTTAAATTCATAGATCTGAGCGAAGATTATGAATTGATTTTACAAGCCCGCAATACAGCTTTCGAAATAATTTCTGATGATCCTTCTCTAACAAAAAAACAAAATCAAATTCTTAAAGAAACTTTATCAAACAAGTTTTCCAAAGAAAAATATTTCTCTTCAATCGCGTAA
- a CDS encoding ATP-grasp domain-containing protein gives MNVALTYNIKQENFDSASHKNPLLKKFNYSSEISVDTFAEWDTEETIFAVRDALALYHNVTLVEADNDVFHHFNQLRPDIVFNIAEGFNGSSRESQIPAMLEFLNIPYTGSDPVTLAICLDKSRTKEILSYHKIPNPKFKIFSEPLKDNHIGLSFPLIVKPIAEGSSKGIFESSFVNNFSELNREINRITKEYGESALVEEFLSGREFTIAILGNGDEAKVLPIVELKHDVFPKGTLPIYSYEAKWILDTRETPMEVFDCPAKLPPDLYSKIEETCRKTYNILRCKDWSRIDIRLDSSGIPNVIEINPLPGILPNPVDNSCFPKAARTAGIDYNQMINSVLNAARKRYEI, from the coding sequence TTGAACGTAGCACTTACGTACAACATCAAACAAGAAAATTTTGATTCTGCATCGCATAAGAACCCCCTTCTCAAAAAGTTTAACTACTCTTCAGAGATTAGTGTAGATACATTTGCTGAGTGGGATACTGAAGAAACCATTTTTGCTGTTCGTGATGCACTCGCTCTTTATCACAATGTAACTTTAGTTGAAGCTGATAATGATGTTTTCCACCATTTCAATCAGTTGAGACCTGATATCGTCTTCAATATCGCAGAAGGTTTTAATGGAAGCAGCCGTGAGTCTCAAATTCCTGCGATGCTCGAATTCCTAAACATCCCATACACAGGCTCGGATCCTGTCACCTTAGCAATCTGTTTAGACAAATCACGCACCAAAGAAATTTTATCATACCACAAAATTCCGAATCCGAAGTTCAAAATTTTCAGCGAACCGCTCAAAGACAATCATATCGGCTTATCTTTCCCGCTCATCGTAAAGCCAATTGCCGAAGGCTCAAGCAAGGGGATCTTTGAATCTTCTTTTGTGAATAATTTTTCCGAATTAAATCGCGAGATCAATCGAATTACAAAAGAATATGGTGAGTCTGCTTTGGTTGAAGAGTTTCTTTCTGGGAGAGAATTCACTATAGCGATTCTTGGAAATGGTGATGAAGCAAAAGTGCTTCCCATTGTCGAACTAAAACATGATGTTTTCCCCAAAGGTACTTTACCCATCTATTCTTATGAAGCAAAATGGATCCTGGACACTCGTGAAACACCGATGGAAGTTTTCGATTGCCCGGCAAAACTTCCTCCAGATTTATATTCAAAAATCGAGGAAACATGCCGAAAAACCTACAATATTTTGAGGTGCAAAGATTGGTCGCGTATCGATATTAGACTCGATTCTAGTGGTATTCCCAATGTGATTGAGATTAATCCTCTACCAGGAATTTTACCAAATCCAGTTGATAATTCTTGTTTCCCAAAGGCAGCCAGAACTGCGGGAATAGATTACAATCAGATGATAAATAGTGTTCTGAATGCCGCTAGAAAACGGTATGAAATATGA